From the Candidatus Amarolinea dominans genome, one window contains:
- a CDS encoding NUDIX hydrolase, translated as MQREYPSAPLLGVSALIWRPQTDQVLLIQRAREPNKGLWALPGGLVEVGETLAAAVVREVFEETGLNVQVGPLVAAFEPILTDEQGRVRYHFVVLDYLAFYQGGEPVAADDAAAIGWFSLDELAGLPMLADTRQVIAQSCTLTAN; from the coding sequence ATGCAACGTGAATATCCATCCGCGCCCCTGCTGGGCGTCAGTGCGCTGATCTGGCGGCCGCAGACTGACCAGGTCCTGCTGATTCAACGGGCGCGCGAGCCGAACAAGGGGCTGTGGGCGTTACCGGGCGGGTTGGTGGAAGTTGGCGAGACGCTGGCCGCGGCCGTCGTGCGCGAGGTGTTCGAGGAAACCGGGCTTAACGTACAGGTTGGCCCGCTCGTGGCTGCGTTCGAGCCGATCCTGACCGACGAGCAGGGCCGCGTGCGCTATCATTTTGTCGTGTTGGATTACCTGGCCTTTTATCAGGGCGGCGAACCGGTCGCGGCCGATGACGCGGCCGCCATCGGTTGGTTCAGCCTGGATGAGCTGGCCGGCCTGCCCATGCTGGCCGACACACGCCAGGTCATTGCGCAGAGCTGCACCCTGACTGCAAATTAA
- a CDS encoding HAD family hydrolase, translating to MTHIPHHERSVQAILFDFDETLATLAQPAADLAVAGANAAAAVLRGAGLDLPDDFEVQWLKALEFAASKSVQEQDEHTADDTLAFLVQFYGYVALDRKLVRQAVDAHFAPFIEASILLPGAHETLTALHADGYYLGIVANHNCDRALQRTVRKLGLHDLVDVVLTSQTVEQRKPKTKLFEVALSYWDVAPYQAVAVGDRLDEDVAPAQDFGLRAALLTLHPHPSNQQAARLVIPDASLTAWDSFLPLLARWQAEDAAGADDFWADRLPAAPPPLTPDFDPTTPA from the coding sequence ATGACCCACATTCCACACCACGAACGCAGCGTACAGGCCATTCTCTTCGACTTCGACGAGACCCTGGCGACGCTGGCCCAACCCGCGGCCGACCTGGCCGTGGCCGGTGCGAACGCGGCGGCCGCCGTTCTGCGCGGCGCCGGGCTTGATCTGCCGGATGACTTCGAAGTGCAGTGGCTCAAGGCTTTGGAGTTTGCCGCCAGCAAGTCGGTCCAGGAACAGGATGAACACACCGCCGACGACACCCTGGCCTTCCTGGTGCAGTTCTATGGCTATGTCGCATTGGATCGCAAGCTGGTGCGCCAGGCCGTGGATGCCCATTTTGCGCCCTTCATCGAAGCCAGCATCCTGTTGCCCGGCGCGCACGAGACACTGACCGCGCTGCACGCGGACGGCTACTATCTTGGGATTGTCGCCAACCACAACTGCGACCGCGCCCTGCAGCGCACGGTGCGCAAGTTGGGGCTGCACGACTTGGTGGATGTGGTCCTCACCTCGCAAACGGTGGAGCAGCGCAAGCCCAAGACCAAGCTGTTCGAGGTGGCGCTGAGCTATTGGGACGTAGCGCCTTACCAGGCCGTGGCCGTCGGCGACCGTCTCGACGAGGATGTGGCGCCGGCGCAGGACTTTGGGCTGCGCGCGGCACTCCTCACCCTGCACCCCCACCCATCCAACCAGCAGGCGGCGCGCCTGGTCATCCCCGATGCCAGCCTGACCGCCTGGGACTCATTCTTGCCGCTGCTGGCGCGCTGGCAGGCTGAAGATGCCGCGGGCGCGGACGATTTCTGGGCCGACCGCCTGCCGGCCGCGCCGCCGCCGCTAACGCCCGATTTTGACCCGACAACGCCGGCCTGA
- a CDS encoding class I SAM-dependent methyltransferase, translated as MDLVTFYDDYWRDKPDIFDQTRLDIVASYVGQGENVLAVDCGPGVLARQLADKGNRVTGVDMSHVAVGRARERGIEAHQVDLDSAPLPFAAETFDTVVSDSGLEHRYFFDKALDECVRVLKPGGRLVLLLPNMAHWRCRWWLLTGRFPYVRNSPTDLTHLRFFTLAEARGLLKARRVRIVRTDGSASLWVPGLYPFFLRWPGLRQTYTWLARHWPSLFARDFIAIGVKQ; from the coding sequence ATGGATCTTGTCACCTTCTACGACGACTACTGGCGCGACAAGCCTGACATCTTCGACCAGACCAGGCTGGACATTGTCGCCAGCTACGTGGGGCAGGGGGAGAACGTCCTGGCGGTAGATTGCGGGCCGGGGGTGCTGGCGCGCCAACTGGCCGACAAGGGCAACCGCGTCACCGGCGTTGACATGTCGCATGTGGCGGTGGGGCGGGCGCGTGAACGCGGCATCGAGGCGCACCAGGTGGACCTGGACAGCGCGCCGCTGCCCTTCGCCGCGGAGACCTTCGACACCGTCGTTTCCGATTCGGGCCTGGAGCACCGCTACTTCTTCGACAAAGCCCTCGATGAATGTGTGCGCGTGCTCAAACCGGGCGGCAGGCTGGTGCTGCTCCTGCCCAACATGGCCCACTGGCGCTGTCGTTGGTGGCTGCTGACCGGTCGCTTTCCCTACGTGCGCAACAGCCCCACCGATCTCACCCACCTGCGCTTCTTCACCCTGGCCGAAGCGCGCGGCCTGCTCAAGGCGCGGCGCGTGCGCATCGTTCGCACCGATGGCAGCGCCAGCCTGTGGGTGCCGGGGCTATACCCCTTCTTCTTGCGCTGGCCTGGCCTGCGTCAGACCTACACCTGGCTGGCCCGCCATTGGCCTTCGCTCTTTGCCCGCGACTTCATCGCCATCGGCGTCAAACAATGA
- a CDS encoding isoamylase early set domain-containing protein — protein MLIKQYAKNNKTCKVTFEMPAETGLTSGALVGDFNAWDVTATPLKRRKNGALYATVSLPAGNSYRFRYRNDDGAWFNDWTADSYAANEFGAEDSVVTV, from the coding sequence ATGTTGATCAAACAGTATGCGAAGAACAACAAGACGTGCAAAGTCACGTTCGAAATGCCGGCCGAGACAGGCTTGACCAGCGGCGCCCTGGTGGGTGATTTCAACGCCTGGGATGTGACCGCGACGCCGCTCAAGCGCCGCAAGAATGGCGCCCTGTACGCCACCGTCAGCCTGCCCGCGGGCAACAGCTACCGCTTCCGCTACCGCAATGATGACGGCGCCTGGTTCAACGACTGGACCGCCGATTCCTACGCGGCCAACGAATTCGGCGCCGAGGATTCGGTCGTCACCGTCTAG
- a CDS encoding Smr/MutS family protein, producing the protein MNPRSLKLLEYGKILARLAGFADFSGGQELALALLPTDDLRQAQDWQAETNEARRLLLENPNLHLGGVFDVRPLLVQAERAMTLRPPDLLDIRSTLLRARALQRSMTRAADIAPHLADLGARLHVSDEVANDIGRCISERGDVLDSASEALLRIRRELKVAHDRLMTTLQRLVTATQNQPYLQEAIVTQRQGRYVIPLRAEFKGRIPGLVHDQSGSGATLFIEPLATLDLNNTWRELQLAEGDEIERILGKLTALVAAEAPAIQRTVDTLAELDLILARARFAESMLAVEPELAPFRPQSVARPGQGKHGRGRAASKGADEQMPPIMHPGSTIDLKRARHPLLDPLTVVPIDVWIDDTYYSVVVTGPNTGGKTVALKTVGLLALMAQSGMHIPADQGSRLSVFEGIYADIGDEQSIEQSLSTFSSHLTNIIDILEEADNRCLVLLDELGAGTDPEEGSALARALLNFLLDRGVTTFATTHYSELKIFAQATPGIKNASVEFNVETLAPTYELSIGLPGRSNALAIARRLGLPEPIVARAEALVRPESLESEVLLTEIKTAKDATLKAQSEAEIRARQVQVLEADLRYQMARIEEARRVVLNQAREQAQGELDALAAELTQLRQQMAGLGVPGSPQSAHRAFLSQAESVLATLVVEQRSLPDKVIEKPPEVALDGPIGVGDRVWVSSLQASAEVVTLDGADAQVMIGSFRMNIPVRSLELRAKAADLSAPASNSRQGGGGLPPSPGLELDLRGQRAEDVLLLLEKYLDDAFLAALPWARIIHGKGAGVLRRIVRDELRRHPLVKESHSGELNEGGDGVTIVKFIRNQDG; encoded by the coding sequence ATGAATCCGAGATCGCTCAAACTCCTGGAGTACGGCAAAATCCTGGCCCGCCTGGCCGGATTTGCTGATTTTTCAGGTGGGCAGGAGCTGGCGTTGGCCCTGCTGCCCACCGATGACCTGCGTCAGGCCCAGGATTGGCAGGCCGAGACCAACGAGGCCCGCCGCCTGCTGCTCGAAAACCCTAACTTGCACCTGGGCGGCGTCTTCGATGTGCGCCCGCTGTTGGTGCAGGCTGAACGCGCCATGACCCTGCGGCCGCCCGACTTGCTGGACATCCGCAGCACGCTGCTGCGCGCCCGCGCCTTGCAGCGCTCCATGACGCGCGCTGCCGACATCGCACCCCACCTGGCTGACCTGGGCGCCCGTCTTCATGTGAGCGATGAGGTGGCCAACGACATTGGGCGCTGCATCAGCGAGCGCGGCGATGTGCTCGATAGCGCCAGCGAAGCCTTGCTGCGCATCCGCCGTGAGTTGAAGGTGGCCCACGATCGCCTGATGACCACCTTGCAACGCCTGGTCACTGCCACGCAAAACCAGCCCTATCTGCAAGAAGCCATCGTCACTCAGCGTCAAGGACGTTACGTCATCCCGCTGCGCGCCGAATTCAAGGGCCGCATCCCCGGCCTGGTCCATGACCAATCGGGCAGCGGCGCCACCCTCTTCATCGAGCCGCTGGCCACGCTGGATCTGAACAACACCTGGCGTGAACTGCAACTGGCCGAAGGGGACGAGATCGAGCGCATCCTGGGCAAGCTGACCGCGCTGGTCGCCGCGGAAGCGCCCGCCATTCAACGCACCGTGGATACCCTGGCCGAACTCGATCTGATTCTGGCGCGTGCCCGTTTTGCCGAAAGCATGCTGGCCGTGGAACCAGAGCTGGCGCCGTTTCGGCCGCAGTCGGTGGCCCGGCCGGGGCAGGGCAAACACGGCCGCGGCAGGGCCGCAAGCAAAGGGGCCGATGAGCAAATGCCGCCCATTATGCACCCCGGCTCCACCATTGACCTGAAGCGCGCCCGCCACCCCCTGCTCGACCCGCTGACCGTGGTGCCCATTGATGTCTGGATTGACGACACCTACTACAGCGTGGTCGTCACCGGCCCCAACACGGGCGGCAAGACCGTCGCCCTGAAAACGGTCGGCCTGTTGGCGCTGATGGCCCAGTCCGGCATGCACATCCCCGCCGACCAGGGCAGCCGCCTCAGCGTTTTCGAAGGCATCTACGCGGACATCGGTGATGAGCAGAGCATCGAGCAGAGCCTCTCCACCTTCAGCTCGCACCTCACCAACATCATTGACATCCTGGAAGAGGCCGACAATCGCTGCCTGGTGCTGCTGGACGAACTGGGCGCCGGCACCGACCCTGAAGAAGGCTCGGCCCTGGCGCGTGCCTTGCTCAACTTTCTGCTCGACCGCGGCGTCACCACGTTTGCCACCACGCACTACTCCGAGCTTAAGATCTTTGCGCAGGCCACGCCCGGCATCAAGAACGCCAGCGTCGAATTCAACGTCGAGACCCTGGCGCCTACCTATGAATTGAGCATCGGCCTGCCTGGTCGCTCCAATGCGCTGGCCATTGCCCGCCGCCTGGGCCTGCCGGAGCCAATCGTGGCCAGGGCCGAGGCCCTGGTGCGGCCAGAGTCGCTGGAATCGGAAGTGCTGCTGACTGAGATCAAGACGGCCAAGGATGCCACCTTGAAGGCGCAGAGCGAGGCCGAGATTCGCGCGCGCCAGGTGCAGGTTCTCGAAGCCGATTTGCGCTATCAGATGGCCCGCATCGAAGAGGCGCGGCGCGTGGTGCTCAACCAGGCCCGCGAACAGGCGCAGGGTGAACTGGACGCCCTGGCCGCTGAGCTGACCCAACTGCGCCAACAGATGGCCGGCCTGGGCGTGCCCGGCTCACCCCAATCGGCGCACCGCGCCTTCCTCTCCCAGGCTGAATCTGTCCTGGCCACCCTCGTCGTTGAGCAGCGCAGCCTGCCCGACAAGGTGATCGAGAAGCCGCCAGAGGTCGCGCTCGACGGCCCCATCGGCGTGGGGGACCGCGTGTGGGTGTCCAGCCTGCAAGCCAGCGCCGAAGTGGTGACGCTTGACGGCGCCGATGCCCAGGTCATGATCGGCTCCTTCCGCATGAACATACCGGTGCGCAGCCTGGAACTGCGCGCCAAGGCGGCCGACCTGAGCGCTCCCGCCAGCAACAGTCGGCAGGGCGGCGGCGGTCTGCCGCCCTCGCCCGGCCTGGAGTTGGACCTGCGCGGACAGCGCGCCGAAGATGTGCTGTTACTCCTGGAAAAATACCTGGACGATGCTTTCCTGGCCGCGCTGCCCTGGGCGCGCATCATCCACGGCAAGGGCGCCGGTGTCCTGCGCCGCATCGTGCGTGACGAACTGCGACGCCATCCCCTGGTCAAAGAATCGCACAGCGGCGAACTCAACGAGGGCGGCGACGGCGTCACCATCGTCAAGTTCATCCGCAATCAGGATGGGTGA
- a CDS encoding MaoC family dehydratase N-terminal domain-containing protein: MGKALARNTGLFFEEFVSGDAITSVGRTVTETDIVNFAALSGDWNLIHTDAEYSRQSLFGERVAHGLLVLSIASGLAVRLGFMEDTVQAFMGIEWEFRGPVKIGDTVRLRATIEDKKAMPRLGGGFVTFKMQVLNQRDEIVQRGAWKVLVKSAPAPQFGQD; this comes from the coding sequence ATGGGTAAAGCACTCGCCCGCAACACCGGGCTTTTTTTCGAGGAGTTCGTCAGCGGTGATGCGATCACCAGCGTGGGACGTACTGTGACCGAAACCGACATTGTCAACTTCGCGGCGCTCAGCGGCGACTGGAACCTGATTCATACCGACGCCGAGTATTCCCGGCAGAGCCTGTTTGGCGAACGCGTGGCGCATGGCCTGCTGGTGCTCTCGATTGCCAGCGGATTGGCCGTGCGCCTGGGCTTCATGGAAGACACCGTGCAAGCCTTCATGGGCATAGAATGGGAATTCCGCGGGCCAGTCAAGATCGGCGACACCGTGCGATTGCGCGCCACCATCGAGGACAAAAAAGCCATGCCGCGCCTGGGCGGCGGCTTCGTCACCTTCAAGATGCAGGTGCTCAACCAACGTGACGAGATCGTGCAGCGCGGCGCCTGGAAAGTGCTGGTAAAATCCGCACCAGCGCCCCAGTTTGGGCAGGATTGA
- a CDS encoding helix-turn-helix transcriptional regulator: MRRFGEKLRRLRAQHHMTLKDLAAALGLSAHGYISEIESGKKRPTVDFVLSVARLFDVTTDVLLKDELDLHE; this comes from the coding sequence ATGCGAAGATTTGGTGAAAAACTGCGCAGGTTGCGTGCTCAACACCACATGACGCTCAAGGATCTTGCCGCAGCACTGGGTCTCTCAGCGCATGGATACATCAGTGAAATCGAATCCGGCAAGAAGCGCCCAACCGTAGATTTCGTTCTTAGCGTAGCACGCCTTTTCGATGTCACCACAGATGTGCTTCTAAAGGATGAGCTTGATCTGCATGAATAA
- a CDS encoding DNA adenine methylase, producing MVNSPFKWVGGKSRLRKEIVQLLPLHTCYVEPFAGAAWVLFGKPPSDVEVINDIDDQLINFFQVVKEKPEELIASFEWELVARTEFERLAALDPTKLTDVQAAHRFYYIIMAGWGGELNYPRFATSITDGGHGNRLIGALKGLRERVMPVHDRLRTVIIENLSWQECIERYDRPSTVMYIDPPYPDNKCNYKHNMRDWEDHLALAERLSRTRCKWILSSYDTPPIHGLYDRYRIRLVQSFSGMKAKKNGEERVLNKEVLITNYNLADEMPVSAEHSRQFGFDLRVR from the coding sequence ATGGTCAACAGCCCATTCAAATGGGTTGGCGGCAAGTCACGCTTACGCAAAGAAATCGTCCAACTGCTGCCGCTCCATACCTGCTATGTCGAGCCATTTGCTGGCGCCGCTTGGGTCCTGTTTGGGAAACCGCCAAGCGACGTCGAAGTGATCAACGATATTGACGATCAACTGATCAACTTTTTTCAGGTTGTCAAAGAAAAGCCAGAAGAGCTTATCGCTTCTTTCGAGTGGGAGCTTGTGGCCCGCACTGAATTCGAGCGCCTGGCAGCACTAGACCCCACGAAACTGACTGATGTTCAAGCCGCTCACCGTTTCTATTACATCATCATGGCGGGATGGGGTGGCGAACTCAACTATCCACGTTTTGCAACCAGTATCACAGATGGCGGGCACGGAAACAGACTCATTGGGGCATTGAAAGGTCTACGCGAGCGAGTAATGCCTGTCCATGATCGCCTTCGCACCGTGATCATCGAGAATCTTTCGTGGCAAGAATGTATTGAGCGCTATGACCGTCCCAGCACGGTGATGTACATAGATCCGCCTTATCCTGATAATAAGTGCAACTACAAGCACAACATGCGCGATTGGGAAGACCATTTGGCGCTCGCCGAACGTCTGAGCCGAACGCGCTGCAAATGGATCTTGTCTTCGTACGACACACCGCCTATCCATGGTCTATATGACCGGTATCGCATCCGACTGGTTCAGTCATTCTCTGGCATGAAAGCCAAAAAGAACGGCGAAGAACGCGTACTCAACAAAGAAGTTCTGATCACGAATTACAACCTTGCTGACGAAATGCCGGTGAGCGCCGAACATTCCCGGCAGTTCGGTTTCGATCTACGCGTCAGGTAA
- a CDS encoding ABC transporter ATP-binding protein, protein MYLVLENLVKTFTSRGGVGEVNAVDGVSLSIAQGDLVTLLGPSGCGKTTTLRLIAGFEFPNSGQILLDGAPINDLPPHQRGMSMVFQSYAIFPHLNVFENIAYGLDVQKRPRDEIKRRVARVLELVELTGLENRAPNQLSGGQQQRVALARALVMEPKVLLMDEPLSNLDAKLREQMRTEIRRIQKRLGITSVYVTHDQVEAMTLSDQIVVMNQGKIVQIGTPDEIYRRPRTRFVADFIGQANFIEGTVRQRRGDHLVIETLGGVLAAPVSSDGFAVGEQATVVVRPEMVEINPPQPVFNGIVRRAAYLGNVIEYDVEIAGRLLALVERDPRRMTLHPEGTQVGLRFLEDCLYVLPR, encoded by the coding sequence ATGTATCTTGTCCTGGAGAATTTAGTCAAGACGTTTACCTCGCGCGGCGGGGTGGGAGAGGTCAACGCGGTTGACGGCGTGTCGCTCAGTATTGCCCAGGGCGACCTGGTGACGCTGCTGGGGCCGTCTGGCTGCGGCAAGACGACGACGCTGCGGCTGATCGCCGGCTTCGAATTTCCGAACAGCGGCCAAATCCTGCTGGACGGAGCGCCCATCAACGACCTGCCGCCGCACCAACGCGGCATGTCCATGGTGTTCCAAAGCTACGCCATCTTCCCGCACCTCAACGTCTTCGAGAATATCGCCTACGGCCTCGACGTGCAGAAACGGCCCCGGGATGAGATCAAGCGCCGGGTGGCCCGCGTGCTGGAACTGGTGGAGCTGACCGGTCTGGAGAACCGCGCGCCCAACCAACTCTCCGGCGGTCAACAGCAGCGCGTAGCCCTGGCCCGTGCGTTGGTGATGGAGCCGAAGGTGCTGCTGATGGATGAACCGCTCTCCAACCTGGACGCCAAGCTGCGCGAACAGATGCGCACCGAAATCCGCCGCATCCAGAAGCGACTGGGCATCACCAGCGTCTACGTCACCCACGACCAGGTGGAAGCGATGACCCTCTCCGATCAGATCGTCGTGATGAACCAGGGCAAGATCGTCCAGATTGGCACGCCTGACGAGATCTACCGCCGGCCACGCACCCGCTTTGTCGCCGACTTCATCGGCCAGGCCAATTTCATCGAAGGCACGGTGCGCCAGCGCCGAGGCGACCACCTGGTGATAGAGACGCTTGGGGGAGTCCTGGCCGCGCCCGTTTCGTCCGACGGTTTCGCCGTAGGCGAGCAGGCCACCGTGGTGGTACGCCCGGAGATGGTGGAAATCAACCCGCCGCAGCCGGTTTTCAACGGCATCGTGCGCCGCGCAGCCTACCTGGGCAACGTCATCGAATACGACGTGGAGATCGCCGGCCGCCTGCTGGCCCTGGTCGAGCGCGACCCGCGGCGCATGACCCTGCACCCCGAAGGGACCCAGGTCGGACTGCGGTTCTTAGAGGATTGTTTGTATGTGCTGCCGAGGTGA
- a CDS encoding iron ABC transporter permease: protein MAVSTPAAPNRAPSRFLASLQRRYREFSLIARDPVLMIGLLFCGLFLFIFVVYPLYRGTANGFLDATISGPWYTRLSLKFFARYFDSYYGPYARQVFWNTLEMGLLTATGGTVLGFIFAYTVVRCSPPYRGLIHLLALVPTVSPPFALALSTILLFGRNGLVSYKLLGINVGPGINDVYGLDGLVFVQVITFFSVAYLIVRAMLERLDPSMEEAAHSLGAGKLHIFRTVTLPLLIPGIAGSFLLLFVESLADLGNPLFISGNFTVLSAQIFLAVAGEYDYQKASALAFVLLLPTLLVFLVQRYYVTRRSYVSVTGKPTGGHITVREPWIRGPFIIVTYLTCLLVIVLYVTIIYGSFATAWGTDFTPTLTWWRLMITRGVESVLDTTFLSAFATPIAALTGMVIAFLVVRKRFSGKDTLDFVSNLGGAVPGTILGIGFVLAFSTPPLAVAGILYALLALYLARTVLADRRQQWLALIIGAGAGIGLAFLNEPLGAVGLYYLLGGIYVAMGLFTWLRQPATSKGIGWLLIGMGLYLFSYDLVEFAAQPIADLSRTIARGFWSNAVFQMADYIRVFFQTPPPLLAIVYTFLSWLALSKATGRSRLALTTLALALIAALCFMGKPLALVGTPFIIIAAFVVRSLPASVRAGVAALQQIDPSIEEASAMLGGDAQVTFRKVTLPLIMPALLAGLIFSFTRHMTSLSAIIFLISARWRIVTASILSEWEQGGISIAAAYSTVIIFVVFIAIGVLYFVTRKLLGSRGDVDLTLGV, encoded by the coding sequence ATGGCTGTCTCCACACCTGCCGCGCCAAACCGGGCGCCATCCCGCTTCCTGGCTTCCTTGCAGCGGCGTTACCGCGAGTTCTCCCTCATCGCCCGTGACCCGGTCCTGATGATTGGCCTGCTGTTTTGTGGCCTTTTTCTCTTCATCTTCGTGGTTTACCCACTCTACCGGGGCACGGCCAACGGCTTTCTGGATGCAACGATCTCCGGGCCGTGGTACACGCGCCTGAGTCTCAAGTTTTTTGCGCGCTACTTCGATTCATACTACGGCCCCTATGCGCGCCAGGTCTTCTGGAACACCCTCGAAATGGGGCTGCTCACCGCAACCGGCGGTACCGTCCTGGGCTTCATCTTCGCCTACACGGTCGTGCGTTGCAGTCCACCCTACCGCGGACTGATTCATCTGCTGGCGCTGGTGCCCACCGTCTCGCCGCCCTTCGCGCTCGCGCTCAGCACCATCCTGCTCTTCGGCCGTAACGGCCTGGTGTCGTACAAGCTGTTGGGCATCAACGTGGGGCCGGGCATCAACGATGTCTACGGCCTGGACGGACTGGTCTTCGTGCAGGTGATCACCTTTTTCTCGGTGGCCTACCTGATCGTACGGGCCATGTTGGAACGGCTGGATCCCAGCATGGAGGAGGCGGCGCACAGCCTGGGCGCAGGTAAGCTGCACATCTTCCGCACCGTCACCCTACCGTTATTGATCCCCGGCATCGCGGGATCATTTCTACTGCTGTTCGTGGAGTCACTGGCCGACCTGGGCAACCCGCTGTTCATCTCTGGCAACTTCACCGTGCTCTCGGCGCAGATCTTCCTGGCCGTGGCCGGCGAATACGATTACCAGAAGGCATCGGCGTTGGCCTTCGTGCTGCTCCTGCCCACGCTCCTTGTGTTTCTCGTGCAGCGCTACTACGTCACCCGTCGCTCCTACGTCTCGGTGACCGGCAAACCCACGGGCGGGCATATCACCGTGCGCGAGCCGTGGATCCGCGGGCCGTTCATCATCGTCACCTACCTGACCTGCCTGCTGGTGATCGTGCTCTACGTGACCATCATCTACGGCTCATTTGCCACCGCGTGGGGCACCGATTTCACACCGACCCTGACATGGTGGCGCCTGATGATCACGCGCGGGGTCGAGTCGGTGCTGGATACCACCTTCCTGAGCGCGTTCGCCACACCCATCGCGGCCTTGACCGGCATGGTGATCGCTTTCCTCGTGGTGCGCAAGCGATTTTCGGGCAAAGATACGCTGGACTTCGTCTCCAACCTGGGCGGCGCCGTGCCCGGCACCATCCTGGGCATCGGTTTTGTACTGGCGTTCAGCACCCCGCCGCTGGCCGTGGCCGGGATTCTCTACGCGCTGCTGGCGCTCTACCTGGCCCGCACCGTGCTGGCTGACCGTCGTCAGCAGTGGTTGGCGCTGATCATCGGCGCCGGCGCCGGCATCGGTCTGGCGTTCCTCAACGAACCGCTGGGCGCAGTCGGCCTGTATTATCTGTTGGGCGGCATCTACGTGGCGATGGGTCTCTTCACCTGGCTGCGGCAGCCCGCGACCAGCAAGGGAATCGGCTGGCTGTTGATCGGCATGGGGCTGTATCTGTTCAGCTACGACCTGGTCGAATTTGCAGCGCAGCCCATCGCCGATCTGAGCCGGACGATCGCGCGCGGTTTCTGGAGCAATGCCGTCTTCCAGATGGCCGACTACATCCGGGTCTTCTTTCAGACGCCGCCCCCGCTGCTGGCCATCGTCTACACCTTCCTCTCCTGGCTGGCGTTGAGCAAGGCAACGGGACGCTCCCGCCTGGCGCTGACGACGCTGGCGCTGGCGCTGATTGCGGCGCTGTGCTTCATGGGCAAGCCGTTGGCCCTGGTGGGCACGCCGTTCATCATCATCGCCGCGTTCGTGGTGCGCAGCCTGCCGGCCTCGGTGCGCGCAGGTGTAGCTGCGCTACAGCAGATTGACCCCAGCATCGAGGAGGCGTCCGCCATGTTGGGCGGCGACGCGCAGGTGACCTTCCGCAAGGTAACACTGCCGCTGATCATGCCCGCGCTGCTGGCCGGCCTGATCTTCTCCTTCACCCGGCACATGACCAGCCTGTCCGCCATCATTTTTCTAATCAGCGCGCGCTGGCGTATCGTCACCGCTTCCATCCTCAGCGAGTGGGAGCAGGGCGGCATCAGCATTGCCGCCGCCTACTCCACGGTCATCATCTTCGTGGTGTTCATCGCCATCGGTGTGCTTTACTTTGTTACGCGCAAACTCCTCGGCAGCCGCGGAGATGTAGATTTGACATTGGGGGTTTGA